GCGGAGTTAGCTGGGCGCCGGGGGGCTCTGGTCCGTATAAGAGCTGCATTGGTCCGGACAACCACCTCTACGTCGTGGATCTCGCGAACGATCTGGCCTGGGAGTTTAGTGAGGACATGAGCTCGGCGACTCAGTTGATTGACGCCTCCAACAGGACGGCGAACCAATATGTCCACGGCATCTACGTGGAGGGCACGCAGGCCGCAGGCAACCGCATGCTGTACCTTGTCAATGGCCGTGGCTCGGATACGGCTCGCAAGGGCCTCATTCAGTATAGCCTCGGGGCGAACGCCACGGCGGCTTCAGGTGACACCGGCACACAGATTATCGGCCCCACTTACTGGGGCGCTTCCTACTATAGTTACGATGTTACCCGCGACAGCAATGGCGACTGGTACATGAACACCTACCGGGCCAATTTGAACCAGAAGCCAGCAATCACCAAGTTCAATGGAGCCGGCGTGCTGCCGCTGGATGATGACGTGCTCTGGGGCACGGATACCTCGATATACCTGTATTCCTTTGGCATAGACATCAGCGAACTGCACGGGTTGGCCGCCTATGGGCACGCCAACGACGGCAATGTTTACTGCTTCAAAATGGCCGATGGCGCCTTCGTTGAGCAGTTCGACGCAGGCGGCGCCATCCGTGACCTGGCCTTTGACGCCGCCGGCAACATGGTCACGGTGGATAACGCGGACGAGTGGGCGCGGTTCTGGTCGCCGGGCGGCTACACAGTGGCCACCACAACCTTTAACGGCTCGCAGACAACGTTCCAGGTTACCCGGCCTCCGGCACAGGTGAGCGTCACGGCGAGCACAGCGACGGTTTCGGAAGCGGGTCCTTCGGTCAACTTTACCATTTCGCGCGTGGGCAGCACGGCATCAGCGCTAACCGTCTATTACGCCGTGAGCGGCACGGCTACCAACGGGGTTGACTACTCCACGCTGGACGGCATCGCCGTGATCCCCGCCCTCGCCAGTTCGGTGAATGTGACTCTGGCTCCGACTGAGGAGGATGTAATCCCCGAGTTGACCGAGACCGTGATTCTAAGCCCATTGGCCAACTCGAACTATTCGGTGGTGCTGCCCGCCAGCGCGACCATATCCATTCTGGACAACGAAGATCCGGAGGTTTCATTTGGCTCGGCGGCACCCAAGAAGCTCCTGGAGAGCTACGCTCCCTCGAAGGTGACGCACCAAGTGGTGCGCAAAGGGTTGCTGACTTCGGCGCTGACGGTCAACCTGACCTATTCCGGCACCGCCACGCGCGGCGCCGACTACAATGGCGCGACAAGTGTCACCGTTGCGGCAGGCGCCGCGACCGCGAACCTGGTGCTGACCCCAATCAATGACCAGGCTTACGAAGGCGCTGAGACCGCCACCGCCGAAATTGCTGACGGAACCGGTTACAGTATCGGTACGGCAGACGAGATCAGCGCGACCGTGGTGGATGATGAACCCCCGCCGGGCACGGTCCTGTTCAGCGATGACTTCGAGACCGACAGTTCGGCGTTGTGGCAAACGAACATCTTTAACACCGATGATGGCTTCGTTGATTTCGCCTGGGATTACTCCACCACTGCTAAAGTTCCCGCGGCGCCGGCCGGCGGCGGGACAAAAGGTCTGCGCATGCGCTGCGGCAATATCGCACTGCCATCGGGAGATCCCCAAACTGACGGCCTGAGCGTTTCGCCTCTGGGGGGGAACTACACTGGCGACTACCGGGTGAAATTCGACATGTGGATCAATTATAACGGCCCCATGCCCGCTGGCGGGCCGGGCTCAACACAGAACTTCGATGCCGGTGTAGGCACTGCTGGCGATGTGGTGCAGTGGCTTGGGGGATTCAACAACGCGGATGGCGTGTGGTTCTCGGTCACGGGCGACGGAGCAGCCGGGGCCACCGTCGGCGATTACAATGCCATTATCGGG
The Candidatus Paceibacterota bacterium DNA segment above includes these coding regions:
- a CDS encoding Calx-beta domain-containing protein; the encoded protein is MKITKTSLISPTLRGLVLALAAIALSSFVARAVPYATEVVKTGNDVTFILNQNAASVEVILDGTTTLTPALTPAAGPKNFNMAGHTTFQIKVTGNDAPGWAQYVDDNQNVTGFEHPYGVSINKNPSSPNFGKVYVSNDRVGTTGLGRECTTAVYMLHADGTDAGSSTGGVSWAPGGSGPYKSCIGPDNHLYVVDLANDLAWEFSEDMSSATQLIDASNRTANQYVHGIYVEGTQAAGNRMLYLVNGRGSDTARKGLIQYSLGANATAASGDTGTQIIGPTYWGASYYSYDVTRDSNGDWYMNTYRANLNQKPAITKFNGAGVLPLDDDVLWGTDTSIYLYSFGIDISELHGLAAYGHANDGNVYCFKMADGAFVEQFDAGGAIRDLAFDAAGNMVTVDNADEWARFWSPGGYTVATTTFNGSQTTFQVTRPPAQVSVTASTATVSEAGPSVNFTISRVGSTASALTVYYAVSGTATNGVDYSTLDGIAVIPALASSVNVTLAPTEEDVIPELTETVILSPLANSNYSVVLPASATISILDNEDPEVSFGSAAPKKLLESYAPSKVTHQVVRKGLLTSALTVNLTYSGTATRGADYNGATSVTVAAGAATANLVLTPINDQAYEGAETATAEIADGTGYSIGTADEISATVVDDEPPPGTVLFSDDFETDSSALWQTNIFNTDDGFVDFAWDYSTTAKVPAAPAGGGTKGLRMRCGNIALPSGDPQTDGLSVSPLGGNYTGDYRVKFDMWINYNGPMPAGGPGSTQNFDAGVGTAGDVVQWLGGFNNADGVWFSVTGDGAAGATVGDYNAIIGNVLQNDDTGVYAAGTGPADGGIRQRTHPFYSLWGGHGAPADQLAAFPNQSGVANIGNAGMAWHTVVITKEGDVVTWAMDGIPIATVTNTTLPFGNNVFVGYQDLWASTGGAVSDVPEMSFGLVDNFKVMTLTAPTQPVITGIQLINGGTQVQINFTAGTGDSASSFMLQTTANLSSSPGDIAATISSTGPGQFQAVRNVGGATQFYRIRRN